From Saprospiraceae bacterium, one genomic window encodes:
- a CDS encoding SPASM domain-containing protein — MLLPKLKDSLRFLSKTSLHKWINASKVYLSYHLSKRIQRPVHWGLPISISIEPTTACNLHCTQCPSGLRSFTRPTGNLKTDLFERFLHENKQYLMHLTFYFQGEPFIHPSLLEMIQKAHREKIYTMVSTNGHFLDPDTCHRIVLSGLDRIIVSLDGLSQEIYQKYRIGGKVEKVIEGIKNLVKIRKEHKANHPYIILQTIVFSHNESELEQINLLAKELEVDQIEFKTAQIYDYSESPDLIPEQSLYARYFKNEEGKFEIKNKLSNQCWRMWQGCVITWDGKVVPCCFDKDATHQLGQLMHQPLKEIWRSKAYYHFRQNILQSRKSIDICTNCTEGGFT; from the coding sequence ATGCTTTTGCCAAAATTAAAGGATTCACTCCGGTTTTTATCAAAAACCTCCCTGCATAAATGGATCAATGCCTCAAAGGTCTATCTGTCTTACCACTTGTCAAAACGAATCCAAAGACCCGTTCACTGGGGGCTTCCTATATCCATCTCCATCGAGCCCACGACAGCGTGCAATTTGCACTGCACACAATGTCCATCAGGCTTAAGATCGTTTACCAGACCGACCGGAAATCTCAAAACGGATTTATTTGAGCGCTTTCTACATGAAAACAAACAATATTTAATGCATTTAACTTTCTATTTTCAAGGCGAGCCATTTATCCATCCATCTCTCTTGGAGATGATTCAAAAAGCCCATCGTGAGAAAATTTACACCATGGTCTCCACCAACGGTCATTTTCTTGATCCTGATACTTGTCATAGAATTGTTCTCTCTGGTTTGGATAGAATCATTGTTTCTTTAGATGGTCTTAGCCAGGAAATCTACCAGAAATACCGAATTGGTGGTAAGGTGGAAAAGGTCATTGAAGGAATTAAAAATCTCGTCAAAATCAGGAAAGAGCACAAAGCCAACCATCCATACATCATCCTTCAAACCATTGTTTTTAGTCACAATGAATCTGAACTAGAACAAATTAATCTTCTTGCCAAGGAATTGGAGGTTGATCAGATTGAATTCAAAACCGCACAGATTTACGATTATTCTGAATCCCCAGATTTGATTCCCGAACAATCCCTTTACGCAAGATATTTTAAAAATGAAGAGGGTAAATTTGAGATTAAAAATAAACTGTCCAATCAATGTTGGAGAATGTGGCAAGGCTGTGTCATCACCTGGGATGGTAAAGTGGTACCTTGTTGCTTTGACAAAGATGCAACACATCAACTTGGCCAACTAATGCATCAGCCACTCAAAGAAATCTGGCGCAGCAAGGCCTACTATCATTTTAGGCAAAACATCCTCCAAAGCCGCAAGTCCATTGATATCTGTACAAATTGCACAGAAGGCGGATTTACCTGA
- a CDS encoding aminoacyl-tRNA hydrolase, with protein MKYLIIGLGNMHMDYMGTRHNVGFEVVDALAGGYGGKWESDQHCHKSIIKVKNKTLILIKPTTYMNLSGKAVRYWMQKEKLELNQLLVITDDLNLEFGTLRIKPGGSDGGHNGLKDIQTQLGTVQYPRLRIGIGSDFAKGKQVNYVLGKWTDSEAKFLPEILSAATKAVETFALEGISSSMNKFNGFAIQKT; from the coding sequence ATGAAATACCTGATAATTGGATTGGGAAATATGCACATGGATTATATGGGCACACGCCACAATGTAGGATTTGAGGTAGTGGACGCATTGGCCGGTGGATATGGAGGCAAATGGGAAAGCGACCAGCATTGTCACAAGTCGATCATTAAGGTCAAAAACAAAACTTTGATTTTGATCAAGCCAACAACGTATATGAACTTGAGTGGTAAAGCGGTACGTTACTGGATGCAGAAAGAAAAATTGGAGTTAAATCAACTTCTGGTGATAACGGATGACTTAAATCTTGAGTTTGGGACCCTGCGGATAAAGCCGGGTGGCTCAGACGGGGGGCACAATGGCCTAAAGGATATTCAGACCCAACTGGGTACTGTGCAATATCCAAGATTAAGGATTGGTATTGGTTCCGATTTTGCCAAAGGCAAACAAGTCAATTACGTACTGGGAAAATGGACGGATTCAGAAGCAAAGTTCCTCCCCGAAATTTTGAGTGCTGCCACCAAGGCTGTTGAGACATTTGCCTTGGAGGGAATATCCTCCTCGATGAACAAATTTAATGGGTTTGCGATTCAAAAGACATGA
- a CDS encoding undecaprenyl/decaprenyl-phosphate alpha-N-acetylglucosaminyl 1-phosphate transferase has product MYQVIFCFITAFLLTYITIPSIIRIAKHKKLMDVPGSRASHFVSVPTLGGIAIFGGVIFSIILWTPFQVFGNLQYILSAFVIIFLIGAKDDILPLTPYKKMLGQLIAVLILVFKANIRITNFYGIYGIDILPEWMSILFSIFTVLLIINAFNLIDGINTLCASTGILIAVTLGYWYMEANQIVLSIIAFSLVGSLIAFLKYNISPAKIFMGDTGSMMVGSICAILVIRFMEINHTLLPGETKIHATPALAIALLFIPLCDTLRVFILRLINGRSPFMADKNHIHHVFLSLGLNHLQTTSVLIILNALMIIMVSLFTDWGNVNLLILIVAFGLLFSIAINFLNKHHLKQPTY; this is encoded by the coding sequence ATGTACCAGGTTATTTTTTGTTTTATCACGGCTTTCTTATTGACGTATATCACCATACCGTCCATTATCCGGATCGCAAAACATAAAAAGCTGATGGACGTACCGGGGTCAAGGGCGTCACATTTTGTTAGCGTACCTACTTTGGGTGGGATTGCTATTTTTGGAGGGGTGATATTTAGCATCATCCTTTGGACACCTTTTCAGGTTTTTGGCAACCTCCAATATATTTTATCTGCATTTGTGATTATTTTTTTGATTGGGGCAAAAGATGATATTTTACCACTAACACCTTATAAAAAGATGTTGGGACAATTGATTGCAGTGTTGATTTTGGTGTTTAAAGCCAACATACGAATTACCAATTTTTATGGAATTTATGGTATTGATATTTTGCCGGAATGGATGAGTATATTGTTTAGTATTTTTACCGTCCTGCTCATCATCAATGCTTTTAATTTAATCGATGGAATAAACACCTTGTGTGCCAGTACCGGAATCCTGATAGCTGTCACCCTGGGATACTGGTATATGGAAGCAAATCAGATTGTTTTGAGCATTATTGCATTTTCATTGGTGGGCTCACTGATTGCATTCTTAAAATACAATATAAGTCCGGCAAAGATCTTTATGGGCGATACAGGCTCCATGATGGTAGGCTCGATTTGTGCAATATTGGTCATTCGATTTATGGAAATCAATCATACTCTTTTACCTGGAGAAACAAAAATACACGCTACACCTGCATTGGCGATTGCACTTTTGTTTATACCATTGTGTGATACATTGAGGGTTTTTATTTTGCGATTGATCAATGGCAGATCTCCTTTCATGGCCGATAAAAATCATATCCATCATGTGTTTCTTTCGTTGGGACTAAATCATTTGCAAACGACTTCAGTTTTGATCATATTGAATGCTCTTATGATTATCATGGTGAGCCTTTTTACAGACTGGGGTAATGTCAATTTGTTAATTCTCATTGTGGCATTTGGCTTATTGTTTTCCATCGCGATCAATTTTCTAAATAAGCACCATCTCAAGCAACCTACTTATTGA
- a CDS encoding CrcB family protein, with the protein MSNWQAYLFVFIGGGLGSVLRWLISKFAQPFYPNGIIATLGANMIASLLLGYLLYSNFQNVSASLIRFFLIIGFCGGLSTFSTFSAENLAFLLDGQWLKLGGYILLSVFACLLSVWLGMCLAKLA; encoded by the coding sequence ATGTCCAATTGGCAGGCATACCTATTTGTTTTCATAGGAGGTGGACTTGGATCAGTTTTGAGATGGCTAATCAGTAAATTTGCACAGCCATTTTATCCAAACGGTATAATTGCTACACTTGGTGCAAATATGATCGCGTCATTGTTATTAGGATACCTACTTTACAGCAACTTTCAAAATGTGTCTGCATCTTTGATTCGTTTTTTTTTAATCATTGGATTTTGTGGAGGCTTAAGCACTTTTTCTACATTTAGTGCAGAGAATTTAGCGTTTCTATTAGATGGACAGTGGCTTAAACTGGGAGGATACATTCTGTTGAGTGTTTTTGCTTGTCTGCTTTCAGTATGGCTAGGAATGTGTTTGGCCAAACTGGCTTAA